From Aristaeella lactis, the proteins below share one genomic window:
- a CDS encoding M50 family metallopeptidase, whose amino-acid sequence MTKKNQTKTNGGQLLFFLIMGIVGAACGMLIIRSIRGGVSADIPLKQKIVKIVALFILFYIAYILHVILHEAGHLVFGLLSGYKFCAFRIFNFMWIRNKEGIRFKRMSIAGTGGQCLMSPPGLVDGKMPVLLYNFGGAIMNLIIAAIAGGLVFVCPAGSVIRAFMLFLVILGVVLALLNGLPLRMGAANNDGRNAMDLMKDPEACRVFWIQMKINELAARGIRVKDMPQEWFTVPGKEAMQNGIIAPMAVMVSGRLMDQQRFAEADELMKRLLEEENGIVGVYRGLLGNDRIYVELIGENRPEALEALKTPEQLRIMRAMKKYLSILRTEYAYALLAEKDGENAKKILQLFEKAARTYPYPGEVEAERELIAIAQNKVVVEEVDDTEDKDVSSVSEDAPVSGK is encoded by the coding sequence ATGACGAAGAAAAATCAGACGAAAACTAACGGGGGACAGCTGCTGTTCTTCCTGATTATGGGTATAGTCGGCGCGGCGTGCGGTATGTTGATCATACGGTCAATCCGCGGCGGCGTATCGGCGGATATTCCCCTGAAGCAGAAGATCGTAAAGATCGTGGCACTGTTTATCCTTTTTTATATCGCTTATATCCTGCATGTGATTCTCCATGAGGCGGGCCACCTGGTCTTCGGCCTGCTGAGCGGATATAAGTTCTGCGCTTTCCGGATCTTCAACTTTATGTGGATCAGAAATAAGGAAGGGATTCGTTTTAAGCGGATGAGCATCGCGGGAACGGGCGGACAGTGCCTGATGTCCCCTCCCGGACTGGTGGACGGGAAAATGCCGGTGCTGCTGTACAACTTCGGTGGGGCCATTATGAACCTGATCATCGCGGCAATCGCCGGAGGACTGGTCTTTGTGTGCCCGGCGGGATCCGTGATCCGCGCGTTCATGCTCTTTCTTGTGATCCTCGGGGTGGTTCTCGCACTGCTGAACGGGCTGCCGCTGCGCATGGGCGCGGCGAATAATGACGGCCGCAATGCCATGGATCTGATGAAAGATCCTGAAGCATGCCGCGTGTTCTGGATCCAGATGAAGATAAACGAACTGGCTGCCCGGGGGATCCGGGTCAAAGATATGCCGCAGGAATGGTTTACTGTTCCCGGGAAAGAGGCAATGCAAAACGGGATCATCGCGCCGATGGCAGTGATGGTCAGCGGCCGCCTGATGGACCAGCAGCGTTTTGCCGAAGCGGATGAGCTGATGAAGCGCCTGCTTGAAGAAGAGAACGGCATTGTCGGCGTGTACAGGGGCCTCCTGGGCAATGACCGGATATATGTGGAGCTGATCGGGGAGAACCGTCCGGAAGCGCTGGAAGCGCTGAAGACGCCGGAACAGCTGAGGATCATGCGGGCGATGAAAAAATACCTTTCCATACTCCGTACGGAATATGCGTACGCCCTGCTGGCAGAAAAGGACGGGGAGAACGCGAAGAAGATCCTGCAGCTGTTTGAAAAAGCGGCCAGGACGTATCCTTATCCCGGTGAAGTGGAAGCGGAACGGGAACTGATTGCCATCGCACAGAATAAAGTTGTTGTGGAAGAGGTTGACGATACCGAAGACAAAGATGTGTCTTCGGTATCTGAAGACGCTCCTGTTTC
- a CDS encoding RNA polymerase sigma factor — translation MQRIKAPDPDLEQTFTELVNAHQTSLLRMCYLNLHDSGLAEDAVQETFVKAYRALPSFRGECDPKTWLMRIAINTCRDMQRGSWLKHISRTVTLDQLAEPSESFSEDAVAVNMEIARLPVKLREAVLLYYYQNMKIEEVADALGIGISSASERLKRAKEKLRTALKEVYFNE, via the coding sequence ATGCAGAGGATCAAGGCGCCTGATCCTGACCTGGAACAGACCTTCACGGAACTGGTCAATGCCCATCAGACATCCCTGCTGCGCATGTGCTACCTGAACCTTCACGATTCAGGACTGGCGGAAGACGCTGTGCAGGAAACCTTTGTGAAAGCCTATCGGGCGTTGCCCTCATTCCGGGGGGAATGCGATCCCAAGACCTGGCTGATGCGCATTGCCATCAACACCTGCCGGGATATGCAGCGGGGCTCCTGGCTGAAGCATATCAGCCGAACGGTCACGCTGGACCAGCTGGCGGAGCCGTCCGAATCCTTTTCGGAGGACGCGGTGGCCGTCAACATGGAGATCGCCCGCCTGCCCGTGAAACTCCGTGAAGCTGTGCTGCTCTATTATTACCAGAACATGAAGATCGAAGAGGTTGCCGATGCTCTTGGAATCGGAATCTCTTCAGCATCGGAACGATTGAAACGAGCAAAAGAGAAGCTGCGCACAGCATTGAAGGAGGTGTATTTCAATGAGTGA
- a CDS encoding DUF4179 domain-containing protein → MSEQRDRNFVQHSIDTGLKSLQGNPFLAQRIMNQERTEQPVMRKKISFAFILAMALLIICIATAVAGAVNEDFNDWLYRLWPEAAMKLMPIDVSCEKEGIKMSLINAVAEDNEVYLTFSMQDLEGDRINAYSNLYMDIRCDLVGGENLDMSNYRYDLLDDYEKEHGETPICLIRNENPTYDPDTKRIIRGEHATFYTGEIPANGVITATVPWLGGNSESSYVDLKPLLEQYGGQAKAVNAPWNAEYTDSDGYRQKLGSLSDTTPVLDWNNSLEIPLTDNIRLSGIGMVDGLLHIQFHYVNYQKISVGEYQYAYDYYPEGVFPRLYDSDEVYGYDSTDKYYDVSKMPNGIDYLTWGSQPGDPTTPEWVEYIYTVDSGLTEAQTFVAEVSLCEPPLMGMWQVTFPVKKIRNVN, encoded by the coding sequence ATGAGTGAACAAAGAGACAGAAACTTTGTACAGCATTCTATTGATACAGGCCTTAAATCCTTGCAGGGCAATCCCTTCCTGGCGCAGCGGATCATGAATCAGGAAAGGACGGAACAACCGGTTATGAGAAAGAAAATATCTTTTGCGTTTATCCTCGCGATGGCTCTGCTGATCATCTGCATCGCTACAGCAGTAGCGGGAGCCGTCAATGAAGACTTTAACGACTGGCTGTACCGGCTCTGGCCGGAGGCCGCGATGAAGCTGATGCCGATTGACGTAAGCTGTGAAAAGGAAGGCATCAAAATGTCCCTGATCAACGCTGTGGCGGAAGATAACGAAGTGTACCTGACTTTCTCCATGCAGGACCTGGAAGGCGACAGGATCAACGCGTATTCCAACCTCTACATGGATATCAGGTGTGATCTGGTTGGCGGTGAAAACCTGGATATGTCGAACTACCGTTATGATCTCCTGGATGATTATGAAAAGGAACATGGAGAAACGCCCATCTGCCTCATCCGGAACGAAAACCCAACATATGATCCCGACACAAAACGCATCATCCGCGGAGAACACGCCACCTTCTACACAGGTGAAATTCCCGCCAACGGAGTAATCACCGCAACCGTTCCCTGGCTGGGAGGCAACAGTGAGAGTTCGTATGTCGACCTGAAACCCCTGCTGGAACAATACGGTGGCCAGGCAAAGGCGGTTAACGCGCCGTGGAACGCTGAATACACTGATTCCGACGGTTACAGGCAGAAGCTCGGCAGCCTGTCCGATACGACCCCGGTGCTAGACTGGAATAACAGCCTGGAGATCCCCCTGACTGATAACATCCGCCTGTCCGGCATCGGTATGGTGGACGGCCTGCTCCACATCCAGTTCCATTATGTGAATTATCAGAAGATCTCGGTCGGTGAATACCAGTATGCTTATGATTACTATCCCGAAGGCGTTTTCCCAAGACTGTATGACTCCGATGAGGTATATGGTTATGATTCCACCGACAAATACTACGACGTAAGCAAGATGCCCAACGGAATCGATTACCTCACCTGGGGAAGCCAGCCCGGCGACCCGACAACTCCGGAATGGGTGGAATACATCTATACTGTTGATTCCGGGCTGACGGAAGCCCAGACTTTCGTGGCTGAAGTATCCCTTTGCGAACCTCCGCTCATGGGAATGTGGCAGGTCACCTTCCCCGTCAAGAAGATCCGGAATGTAAACTGA
- a CDS encoding NAD(P)H-hydrate dehydratase gives MIRVVSVENMRKSDARTIEGGIPGRELMLRAGRGVFNSAEWKPPVAILCGSGNNAGDGYVIALLLHKARIPCELILLSEKFSEDGAYYFAQCREAGIPVRQWESGMDLSSYGTIADCLFGTGFRGEVRGPAREAIEAVNNSSATVIAVDINSGLNGDCGLADLCVHSDLTVSIGDFKTGHFLNMAKDVMRQKVNIDIGIEPVDRTFSLVEETDLAELFGPRKNYSNKGTYGYTALIGGSKRYSGAIRLAGLANAAMRSGAGVVKLAVPDVLFPIVAPAVLESTVSPLKDDGDGIVFSEKETTELISNVRTAAFGMGIGTGKGAADMLEYLLDHFTGRLIVDADGLTLLSRMDKNRIRNAACTLILTPHVKEFSRLTGLSVNEILNSPVAAAEAYAKEQKVILLLKGPATIITDGETTYITDTGCAGMATAGSGDVLSGILAAVLGYAPDPLLGTAAAAWVNGKAGELAQEKYGAVGMVASDTIACVADVIKSIK, from the coding sequence ATGATCAGAGTGGTTTCTGTGGAGAATATGCGCAAAAGCGATGCCCGGACCATTGAGGGCGGCATCCCGGGCCGGGAGCTCATGCTCCGGGCCGGCCGCGGTGTCTTCAACAGCGCCGAATGGAAACCGCCCGTGGCAATCCTCTGCGGCAGCGGAAACAACGCCGGGGACGGCTATGTGATCGCCCTGCTGCTTCACAAAGCCAGGATCCCCTGCGAGCTCATCCTGCTTTCCGAAAAGTTTTCCGAAGACGGTGCGTATTATTTCGCCCAATGCAGGGAAGCCGGCATTCCGGTCCGGCAGTGGGAAAGCGGTATGGATCTTTCCTCTTACGGCACCATCGCGGACTGCCTCTTCGGCACCGGCTTCCGGGGAGAAGTCCGGGGACCTGCCCGCGAAGCCATTGAGGCCGTCAACAACAGCAGCGCAACTGTGATCGCCGTGGACATCAACAGCGGACTGAACGGGGACTGCGGCCTGGCAGACCTGTGCGTTCATTCCGACCTGACGGTTTCCATCGGTGATTTCAAGACCGGCCACTTCCTGAACATGGCCAAGGATGTCATGAGGCAAAAGGTCAATATCGATATCGGCATCGAGCCGGTAGACCGGACCTTCTCCCTGGTGGAGGAAACAGATCTGGCAGAACTCTTCGGGCCCCGAAAGAATTATTCCAACAAAGGAACCTACGGCTACACCGCCCTGATCGGCGGTTCAAAACGATACAGCGGTGCCATCCGGCTGGCCGGTCTGGCCAATGCCGCCATGCGCTCCGGCGCCGGCGTGGTGAAACTGGCTGTTCCGGATGTGCTCTTCCCCATCGTAGCTCCCGCGGTACTGGAAAGCACCGTATCCCCCCTGAAAGATGACGGGGACGGGATCGTCTTCTCCGAAAAGGAAACCACAGAGCTGATCTCCAACGTCCGCACCGCGGCCTTCGGCATGGGCATCGGCACCGGAAAGGGTGCCGCTGATATGCTGGAATACCTGCTGGATCATTTTACCGGCCGGCTGATTGTGGACGCGGACGGCCTGACCCTCCTGTCCCGGATGGACAAAAACAGGATCCGGAACGCCGCCTGCACTCTGATCCTGACACCCCACGTGAAGGAATTCTCCAGGCTGACCGGGCTCTCCGTCAATGAGATCCTGAACAGCCCCGTGGCCGCGGCGGAAGCCTACGCGAAGGAACAGAAAGTAATCCTTCTGCTCAAAGGTCCCGCCACCATCATCACAGACGGTGAAACAACATATATCACCGATACCGGCTGCGCCGGAATGGCCACTGCCGGCAGCGGGGACGTGCTTTCCGGCATCCTGGCAGCCGTGCTGGGCTATGCGCCGGATCCGTTGCTTGGAACAGCGGCCGCCGCCTGGGTTAACGGCAAAGCCGGTGAACTGGCCCAGGAGAAGTACGGAGCGGTGGGAATGGTGGCGAGTGATACCATAGCCTGTGTTGCGGACGTGATTAAAAGTATCAAGTAA
- a CDS encoding helix-turn-helix transcriptional regulator, with amino-acid sequence MQLTLAENIRKFRKERKMTQDALATVLGVTVGAVYKWESGLSVPELNLIVEMADFFDTSVDTLLGYKMKDNHLESMLDRLYAFCQTLDPTALTEAEKALAKYPHSFKVVLTCSDLFLGFGLSTHNPQLLRRALELQEQARLLLSQNDNPRVSEATICGKMSCAYLQLGEKEKALELLKKNNTDGIFSQDIGSTLAVYMNKAEEAVRYLSEGLLKGMSTLLNVMFGYLFVYRARGDWASALDITSWCNTLISGLKAESTPGFMDKTHAEVMLALAYARMKASMPESAREALKKAAELAARFDSTPEYSLKSVRFMEGVENSIAFDSFGTTAAESIEYLLNLLKDKNLSALWKEISNLEH; translated from the coding sequence ATGCAACTGACGCTGGCGGAAAACATCCGTAAATTCCGGAAAGAACGGAAAATGACCCAGGATGCCCTGGCCACTGTCCTGGGCGTCACAGTCGGCGCTGTATATAAATGGGAGTCCGGTCTTTCCGTACCGGAACTGAACCTGATCGTGGAGATGGCGGACTTTTTCGACACCTCGGTGGATACGCTGCTGGGGTACAAAATGAAGGACAACCACCTGGAATCCATGCTGGACCGGCTGTATGCCTTCTGCCAGACGCTGGATCCCACAGCCCTGACAGAAGCGGAAAAAGCCCTGGCAAAATATCCCCATTCCTTCAAGGTGGTATTAACCTGCTCCGATCTTTTCCTGGGTTTCGGTCTCTCCACCCACAATCCACAGCTCCTCCGGCGCGCGCTGGAGCTGCAGGAACAGGCACGGCTCCTGCTTTCCCAGAACGACAATCCCCGCGTCAGCGAGGCCACGATCTGCGGCAAGATGTCCTGCGCCTATCTCCAGCTCGGGGAAAAGGAAAAGGCGCTCGAACTCCTGAAGAAAAACAATACAGACGGCATCTTCAGCCAGGACATCGGATCCACCCTCGCGGTCTACATGAACAAGGCGGAAGAAGCCGTACGCTATCTGTCCGAGGGACTGCTCAAAGGAATGTCCACCCTGCTGAACGTCATGTTCGGCTACCTTTTTGTCTACCGTGCCCGGGGTGACTGGGCCTCCGCACTGGATATCACCAGCTGGTGCAACACCCTCATCAGCGGACTGAAAGCCGAAAGCACTCCCGGTTTTATGGACAAAACCCATGCGGAAGTCATGCTTGCCCTGGCCTATGCGCGCATGAAGGCTTCCATGCCGGAATCCGCCCGCGAGGCACTGAAGAAAGCCGCCGAGCTGGCAGCCCGTTTCGACTCCACCCCGGAATACAGCCTGAAAAGCGTCCGCTTTATGGAAGGCGTGGAAAACTCCATTGCCTTTGACTCTTTCGGCACTACAGCCGCCGAAAGTATCGAATACCTGCTGAACCTGCTGAAGGATAAGAACCTGTCAGCCCTGTGGAAGGAGATCTCAAACCTTGAACACTAA
- a CDS encoding MFS transporter codes for MNTNPAKRTNVFFNRSFRLVFLGALVSELGALLYSFAVGFYILQISNNNAFLQGLYLALCGIALLVFTPVGGVLGDRFNKAKIMYVCDFIKGGIIILATVLMLLFPSANAHIVILFVLGILGNIISGIFTPAAGAMLPHIVESEKLQQANAYFSIKSSLEGIVGVVLAGILYAALPIHTLFFMVGACFVASGISETLIRYEHIPSEGQLTLRAAFNDMKDGLNYLKTRKAILSLLGAMLFINFFFAPVGSNFIPYFVRTDLASAGSYLLDHILTPELWSSVISVCIGIGSLVGAAILSARKPAEKCGRTIGVCLSVIACLMISMTLIYWLAVDRGSAINTFLIAFSAGSLVLGLMVAWINVPATTVMMRIVDRDKLSKVNSITSIGSQGMVPIASVLAGAVLQSFGSTVLLLVSTLGFAVTAFLTLANKSVKEI; via the coding sequence TTGAACACTAACCCCGCGAAAAGAACCAATGTATTTTTCAACCGGAGTTTCCGGCTTGTTTTCCTCGGCGCGCTGGTATCCGAACTCGGCGCGCTGCTTTACAGCTTTGCCGTCGGTTTCTATATCCTGCAGATCAGCAACAACAACGCCTTTCTCCAGGGCTTGTACCTGGCGCTGTGCGGTATTGCCCTTCTGGTCTTCACCCCGGTTGGCGGCGTGCTGGGCGACCGCTTCAACAAGGCAAAGATCATGTATGTCTGCGACTTTATCAAAGGCGGAATCATCATCCTTGCCACGGTTTTGATGCTGCTCTTCCCGTCCGCCAACGCCCATATCGTGATCCTGTTCGTGCTGGGTATCCTGGGCAACATCATCAGCGGCATCTTCACCCCCGCTGCCGGTGCCATGCTGCCCCATATCGTGGAGAGTGAAAAGCTGCAGCAAGCCAACGCGTATTTCTCCATCAAGAGCTCTCTGGAGGGCATCGTGGGCGTTGTACTGGCCGGCATCCTGTACGCCGCCCTGCCAATCCACACGCTCTTCTTCATGGTCGGAGCCTGCTTCGTGGCTTCCGGCATCTCCGAAACCCTGATCCGCTATGAGCACATCCCGTCCGAAGGCCAGCTGACACTGCGGGCAGCCTTCAATGACATGAAGGACGGCCTGAACTACCTGAAGACCCGGAAAGCCATCCTGTCCCTGCTGGGAGCCATGCTGTTCATCAACTTCTTCTTTGCCCCCGTGGGAAGCAACTTCATCCCCTACTTTGTCCGGACGGACCTGGCCAGCGCCGGTTCCTACCTGCTGGATCATATCCTGACGCCTGAGCTCTGGTCCTCTGTGATCAGCGTTTGCATCGGTATCGGCTCCCTGGTCGGTGCCGCCATCCTCAGCGCCCGGAAGCCGGCTGAAAAATGCGGCCGCACCATCGGGGTCTGCCTGAGCGTTATCGCCTGCCTCATGATCTCCATGACGCTGATCTACTGGCTGGCTGTGGACCGCGGCAGCGCCATCAACACCTTCCTGATCGCCTTCTCCGCGGGCAGCCTGGTTCTCGGCCTGATGGTGGCCTGGATCAACGTCCCCGCCACCACCGTGATGATGCGTATTGTGGACCGGGACAAACTGAGCAAGGTCAACAGCATCACCAGCATCGGCTCCCAGGGTATGGTTCCGATCGCCTCTGTGCTTGCAGGTGCCGTGCTACAGTCCTTCGGCTCCACCGTGCTGCTGCTTGTCAGCACCTTGGGATTTGCCGTGACTGCTTTCCTGACCCTGGCCAACAAATCAGTGAAAGAAATTTGA
- a CDS encoding TM1266 family iron-only hydrogenase system putative regulator codes for METRVAVLSIIVENEDAVSELNELLHRFGKFIIGRMGLPYRQKNVNIICIAIDAPNDEINALTGALGRIRGITAKATYSKV; via the coding sequence ATGGAAACCCGGGTGGCTGTGCTGAGCATCATCGTGGAAAACGAGGATGCGGTCAGCGAACTGAACGAGCTGCTCCACCGTTTCGGAAAGTTTATCATCGGCCGGATGGGCCTCCCCTACCGGCAGAAAAACGTAAACATCATCTGCATCGCCATCGACGCGCCCAATGATGAGATCAACGCCCTGACCGGGGCACTGGGCCGCATCCGGGGCATCACGGCCAAGGCCACTTATTCCAAGGTCTGA
- the hydF gene encoding [FeFe] hydrogenase H-cluster maturation GTPase HydF, producing MSLNETPSGERTHIGFFGARNAGKSSLVNAVTGQELAVVSDVKGTTTDPVRKAMELLPLGPVVIIDTPGFDDEGALGLERVKKTREILRTCDIAVLVVDAGTGMKETDRELESLIRERNIPFLVVWNKTDLAAAQPAPEGAAEASSLTGTGITELKERLARLVPEKEERKLIGDLVSPGDLCVLVCPIDESAPKGRLILPQQQVIRDLLDHGALPLVCRDTELETVLKKPGISPAMVITDSQAFKTVNAIVPDSIPLTSFSILMARYKGFLDTAVEGISAAKGLRDGDKVLLAEGCTHHRQCNDIGTVKIPRWLRQYTGRDLTVETCSGREFPEDLSPYRLVIHCGGCMLTENAVQARMAQAVSQGIPFTNYGIAIAFMTGTLERSLRLFPALHSLLEGGLP from the coding sequence ATGAGCCTGAACGAAACGCCGTCCGGCGAACGGACACACATCGGCTTTTTCGGCGCCCGCAATGCCGGAAAATCCAGCCTGGTCAATGCTGTGACCGGGCAGGAGCTTGCCGTGGTCTCGGACGTGAAGGGCACTACCACCGACCCGGTGCGCAAAGCCATGGAGCTGCTGCCCCTGGGTCCCGTGGTGATCATCGACACGCCGGGCTTTGACGACGAAGGCGCACTGGGCCTGGAGCGCGTGAAGAAGACCCGGGAGATCCTTCGAACCTGTGATATCGCCGTACTGGTGGTGGACGCGGGCACCGGCATGAAGGAGACCGACCGGGAACTGGAAAGCCTGATCCGGGAACGGAACATCCCCTTCCTGGTCGTCTGGAACAAAACAGACCTGGCCGCGGCGCAGCCCGCCCCGGAAGGCGCGGCGGAAGCCAGCAGCCTCACAGGCACCGGCATCACGGAGCTGAAGGAACGCCTTGCCCGTCTGGTTCCGGAAAAGGAAGAGCGGAAGCTCATCGGGGACCTGGTATCCCCCGGGGATCTGTGCGTGCTGGTCTGTCCCATTGACGAGTCCGCCCCCAAGGGTCGGCTGATCCTGCCCCAGCAGCAGGTGATCCGGGATCTGCTGGACCACGGTGCGCTGCCCCTGGTCTGCCGGGATACGGAACTGGAAACAGTGCTGAAAAAGCCCGGGATTTCCCCGGCCATGGTCATCACCGACAGCCAGGCCTTCAAAACCGTGAACGCCATTGTGCCGGACAGTATTCCCCTGACCTCCTTTTCCATCCTGATGGCCCGGTACAAAGGCTTCCTGGACACCGCGGTGGAAGGCATCAGCGCGGCAAAAGGCCTGCGGGACGGGGACAAGGTACTGCTGGCGGAAGGCTGCACCCATCACCGGCAGTGCAATGATATCGGTACAGTGAAGATCCCCCGGTGGCTACGGCAGTATACAGGCCGGGATCTCACAGTGGAAACCTGCTCCGGCCGGGAGTTTCCCGAGGATCTGTCCCCCTACCGGCTGGTGATCCACTGCGGGGGCTGCATGCTGACGGAAAACGCCGTCCAGGCCCGGATGGCCCAGGCTGTCAGCCAGGGCATTCCCTTCACCAACTACGGTATCGCCATCGCCTTCATGACCGGCACGCTGGAGCGGAGCCTGCGGCTCTTCCCCGCGCTGCACAGTCTGCTGGAAGGAGGCTTGCCATGA
- the hydE gene encoding [FeFe] hydrogenase H-cluster radical SAM maturase HydE, which yields MTGREKALVSKLEKEYSLSEAEYAELITGRDGETASRLADLAAAKRKAVFGNAVYTRGLIEISSICKNNCLYCGIRRDNAEAERYRLTEEEILSCAAEGHTLGFRTFVLQGGEDPYYTDEVLCGIVRKLKKQHPDCAVTLSMGERSPESYRALYEAGADRYLLRHETADAGHYAKLHPKEMSFDNRMRCLRDLRETGYQVGCGFMVGSPFQTPETLAKDLKFIETFRPEMCGIGPFIPHRNTPFRDEPAGTLELTLFLLSVIRLILPEVLLPATTALGTIHPLGREMGIRAGANVVMPNLSPVGVRKKYELYDNKICTGEESAQCRGCLEARMTSIGCHLAVDRGDAPGWKIN from the coding sequence ATGACCGGACGGGAAAAAGCACTGGTCAGCAAACTGGAAAAGGAATACAGCCTTTCCGAAGCGGAATACGCGGAGCTGATCACCGGCAGGGACGGGGAAACCGCTTCCCGTCTGGCTGACCTGGCCGCCGCGAAGCGGAAAGCGGTCTTCGGAAACGCGGTCTACACCCGCGGACTCATCGAGATCAGCAGCATCTGCAAAAACAACTGCCTGTACTGCGGCATCCGCAGGGACAACGCAGAGGCGGAGCGCTACCGGCTGACGGAAGAGGAGATCCTCTCCTGCGCTGCCGAAGGCCATACCCTGGGTTTCCGCACCTTTGTGCTGCAGGGCGGCGAGGATCCGTACTACACGGACGAGGTGCTGTGCGGCATCGTACGGAAGCTGAAGAAACAGCACCCGGACTGCGCGGTGACCCTTTCCATGGGCGAACGGAGCCCGGAAAGCTACCGGGCCCTGTATGAAGCCGGAGCGGACCGCTACCTGCTGCGGCATGAGACAGCGGACGCCGGACACTACGCGAAACTGCACCCGAAGGAAATGTCCTTTGACAACCGGATGCGCTGCCTGCGGGACCTGCGGGAAACCGGATACCAGGTGGGCTGCGGGTTCATGGTGGGTTCTCCCTTCCAGACCCCGGAAACGCTGGCCAAGGACCTGAAGTTTATCGAAACCTTCCGGCCGGAGATGTGCGGCATCGGCCCCTTCATCCCCCACCGGAACACACCCTTCCGGGATGAACCGGCCGGAACTCTGGAGCTGACGCTGTTCCTGCTTTCCGTGATCCGGCTGATCCTGCCGGAGGTCCTTCTGCCCGCCACTACGGCACTGGGCACTATCCATCCCCTGGGCCGGGAAATGGGCATCAGGGCGGGAGCCAATGTGGTCATGCCCAACCTGTCCCCCGTGGGCGTGCGGAAGAAATACGAACTGTATGACAACAAAATCTGCACCGGTGAGGAATCGGCGCAGTGCCGGGGATGCCTGGAAGCCCGGATGACTTCCATCGGCTGTCACCTGGCGGTGGACCGGGGAGATGCCCCGGGATGGAAAATCAACTGA